The Atribacteraceae bacterium nucleotide sequence CCGGCCAGTGGTTTCGTAATGCTTTTTGTCGTCCTAATCCACATCACATTGAACCGGAGACTACTCACTGGCGATGTACAAACGCTTTTCAAGCGTTCGGAGAGAAGTGGTTTCTGACTCCTCCTCCCCAAACGGCATCGATGCCGGTTTTATACCAGAAAACGCAAAAAGGTCCCAATCCTTTTAATATTCGGGAGCAGAGGATCGTCCTTCTGGACGAAGCGGATTTCGCCACTGTGCAGCAGTGCTTCCTCGACCACCTCACCGACAATATCGGGAATGGGTAAAACTCCACCCCCACATTGGTCACATTCTTCCGCACTCAGGGCCAGACGGCCGCATGATTCACAAAGCACGCCGGGTTCCCGGTAACTTTCATCAACAATCAGCGTTTGGCAGGCGCCAAGATGTACAGAACGGATTACCCCGGGAAGGCCAACCACTGCGGCTCCGTCATTTCCGACCACTTTGATTAGACGTTCCAATGCATCCCGGTTCTCATTGTCTCGGACTTCCCGTTCGAGACGGAGTGCTTCTTCGATAATTTCTTTCTGAGTGCTTTTCGGATTAAGATTAACCCGGAAAGCGAGGCGTTTTCGGGGATAAGTATGGAGAACCCGGAGAAAATCCGGATAATCCTCTTCTTTCATACCTACGACCAGTGTGTCGAAATGCTCTTGGCGGCAGTGGTTCAGGATGCTGTCGGCAACGTCTTTATAATGCTGGATGATCCTGTTTTCCATGCGCCTTTCGATACGCCATTCTTCAACCCCGGCTAATCCACCGGCCTTGATCCTCCCGCGGATTGGAGTATGGAAGTTGTCGTGTTCGCGAATCTGTCCCAGAAATACCTCAAAAAGACGAGCTTCCCGATGATCGACTACTGCGAGCATGATTCGATGGTAATTGTCAAGTACGGCCAGTAACGGTCGGAGATAGGGAAGTTCGCCGACGACCACACGGGATCGGATTGGATGGGGAAGATGAAAGATATCAAACCAATCCCGTTCTGTGCATGAAAAGATGACCAAGCCCTTCAGATGTTCCATCGCCGGAAGGTTTTCATTAAGATATTTTTCAATGGAGCGGAAGTCTTTGGAGACCGATTCAGGCTTAAGAGATGTTTGGGTAAGGAATAATTTCCGCCCCTGCTCCAGCAGGGAATTCCCTTCCAGCAAAATATCACGGTTAGAAATGAGTCTGTCGATATTCAGGTAAAACGAGGTTACCGGAACTTTGTCACCGGAGAAGCGAACCAACCGGTTGATGCTCGATACGGAAATAAACGGATTCATCAATCTTCACCTCCCGTTCAACTCGCTCCTAAGGAATTTTAAACCCTGAATAGCATCCGAAAACGGAGGGGTCATGATCCCTTTCTCAGTAACAATTCCAGTAATCAGTTCACCCGGAGTCACATCAAAAGCGGGGTTTCCAACCGAGATACCGGGTGGTGATATCCGGCGGCCATTCCAGTAGACAATTTCCCTGGGATCACGCTGTTCGATGGGGATCATGGCTCCACTTTCGACAGTAAAATCAAAGGTCGACAGGGGTGCCGCAACATAAAAGGGTATGTTATGATAGCGACAAAGCACGGCAACTGTATAGGTTCCGATTTTATTCGCCACATCACCATTGGCGGCTATTCGGTCCGCACCCACGATGGCTTTGTCAATCACCCCCTCCAACATGTAGTAACCGGCCATGTTATCACAGATCACCGTCGCCGATATCCCGTTTTCAAATAATTCAAAAGCAGTCAACCTTGCTCCCTGCAGAAGAGGTCTGGTTTCGTCGGCATAGACCCGGATATTTTTCTTCTCTTTGAGGACCGCCCAGGTTATAGCCCCTAGCGCCGTCCCCCAAGCCGAACAGGCCAACACACCCGCATTGCAATGTGTGAGCACGGTATCTCCGTCATAGAGTAACGAAGCCCCGTTCCGGGCAATCGCCTCATTCACCCGGCAATCTTCCTCTTCAATTGACTGTGCTTCGGCGACAAGTCGTGCGACAATCTCGTGACTATCCCGCGGTGGGTGACATCTGTTCGACCATACAGCTCGCATCCGGTCCAGGGCCCAGAAAAGATTCACGGCCGTTGGCCGGGTCATCCGAAGTACCTCGTCCACCTCGTTGAGCCCCCCCTCGAAGGCTCTTTCATTACTGGATAGTAGTGCCATGGCACCCAAGCAGAGTCCGTAGGCGGCGCTCACTCCGATCAAAGGCGCACCGCGGATTGCCAGCGACCGGATTGCTCCGGCAATGACCCGATAATCAGACGTCCGGCGATAGATTGTTTCCAACGGTAACCGGGTCTGATCCAAATATTCCAGAGAATCCCCTTTCCAATAAATCGGTTTGAGCACAATCATTCCTCCAACTCGCTACCTATAATCAGGTTCCGGTTCTCTTGCCGTCAAAAACCGGCAGCAGAAAAACAGACGATCCCTCACCTTAGCCGGGCCTCACTCTATTTCACTAACAGGCAGTTAAGTCTATATCGCCACCTATAAATAATTATCAATGAGCCAATCGTCCAACCATAGTCCGGAACAGGGCAGTCATCTTCGGCTCAGCTTCCCGGGCTGCCTGAATCACTATATCATGGCTGACCGCTTCGATGGCTCCATCAATGGCTATATCCGTTATGCAGGAAACAGCAAACACCTTGAGCGAGGCATGCCTGGCGACCAGAACCTCCGGCACGGTTGACATGCCGACCGCATCAGCACCGACGGCAATGAGAAAGCGATATTCGGCGGGTGTTTCAAAATTAGGACCGGACAAGCCGGCATAGACGCCCTGATGGAGATAGATCCCCAGTTCGAGTCCAATCTGGAAGGCCATTTCCCGCAAGTGTGGATCATAAGCGTTTATCATATCTGGAAACCGGGGACCCAACTCCGGTTCATTCGGACCGATCAGAGGATTGTCGTGCATCAGATTGATATGATCACTGATCACCATCAAGTCGCCCCGCTTCATATTCCGGTTCATCCCCCCGGCGGCATTGCTGATCAAAAGAGTTTCAATACCCAGGGCTTTCATGACCCTTATCGGAAAGGTGACTTCTTTCATCGTATACCCTTCATAATGGTGAAAGCGCCCCTGCATAACCGCAACAGGCCATCCATTCAACTCGCCGAAAACGAAGTTACCGTGGTGGCTCTCGACGGTTGAGCTTGGAAAGTGGGGCAGATCCTCATAGGGAAAAACCCGCTCAGCACGAACATCATCGACCAGCGAACCCAGCCCGGTTCCCAGGATGATGCCGATCTCAGGGATAGAATCGATCCTTTCTCTGATGAAATTTGAACATTCTGCGATTTTTTGAAGCATATTCTCCATGATAGTCTCACCTCAATTGGTTATTTCCGGGGAAAAACCCTATGATAGGTTTCCCGGAGAATGGTCCGGCTTACATGAGTATAGATTTGCGTCGTAGAAATATCGCTGTGTCCAAGGAACTCCTGAACAATCCTGAGATCCGCTCCATTTTCCAAGAGGTGGGTGGCGAAGGTATGGCGGAAGACATGGGGGGTCACGGTTTTTTCGATCCCCGACAACCGGGCATACTTCTTTACCAGACCCCATATGCCCTGGCGGGTCAATGGCCTTCCAGAACTGTTCAGGAAAAAAGCTTTCACTGTTTTCCTGCCCGCCAGAATCGGCCGGCTCTCGATTCTGTAGTCCGAGAGTGCCTTTTTCGCTTCTTCGCCGAAGGGGACAATTCTCTCTTTAAACCCTTTTCCCCAAAGGCGAAGCATACCATTTTCCATGTCGATATGTGAATGCTCGATGGCTATCACTTCACTAACCCGCAGTCCGCTGGAATACAGGAGTTCGAGGATGGCGAGATCCCGGATGCCGTTTGGTCTTTTGCGATCACACGATGCAAGTATTCTTTCCACTTCTTCAGTGGATAGTACCTCAGGTAAATTCCGTCGAATACGCGGCAAATCAAGCAAGCGAGCGATATTTTCTTCCAGAAGACCCTGATTGATCAGGTATAAGAAAAAAGTTCGTAAAGACGAGATTCGGCGGGCCAATGAAGCAGGATTCAATCCTTTTCGATATTCCTTGTGCAGATATTCATCAAGGACAGGAAGAGTCAAATCATCTGGATTCAGGATATTACGGTCTTTCAGGAAATCGATGAAAACAACAATATCTCGTCCGTAGGCAAGCAAGGTATTCTCGGAAAGGCGCCTCTCCCAGAATAAATAATCCAGGTACGACTGACTCCTTGCTTCCCAGGTTTCCGCTTGCCTGGACATTGTCGTTTAGTGGAAATTGACAGGGGTATTGGTATTGACTACTTGGATCCAGAGCTTACCTGGATTGATCTTCAGTTCCCGTCCGTCCGGCAGGAAAAACTGGGTTTTATCGCGTAGATCGCGTTTTTCCCAAGTCAAACGCACCGCCTTCCCATCAAGAAAGGCCCAGCCATCACCCCGGCCGACGAACCTGATCTCAAGTCGTCCCTCAGCATCTTTAACTACTTGCTCGGTAATCTGGACGATGATCGTTGAACAAGTGATCTGCCTGCCATTAGCCGCATCGATGTGCGGTAAACCGTTAATATACCGGCGATAGATGTTCTGGATGGGATCGTAGACAAAGCGGACCTGGTAATCTCCGGTGAAGCCAATTTCCAACCGCCGTGCCTGCGGTGTACCTAAGTCCTCTTCCGGCGTCCGGAGTGGAAAAGCGACTGAGCGAATCGGCCTATTATAGCCGAGACTCTGCGCCTGGTTTCGTAGGGTCGCGATTGAAGTATATAAATTATACGGCGGCTGACGATCCCGAGTCCGCCAAAAAGCCTGGAAAAATTTAAACTCATCGATCGCGTTCACTCTCATTTCCCGAATCATCGTATAAGCTTCAACGCTGCCACCGACATGGGCAAAAATCGCGTCATTCTCGGCCGCTTTCATGACAAAATAAGGCCGGGCGCTACGGACCGGCCCCACCCGTTCCGGAACCTCACTGGCAAAAATGGCCAAAAAGCGAGTGATTCCTCCTTCCGTAGCTATTTCGTAGACGATGTCGGCCTGGCTAAGACCGGATTGGGGCCGCGCCTGGGGCGCATTTTCCATGACAATGGCAATCGGCCGCTTGGTAAATGGAGACCGTTTTTCGGCTTGCGGAGGGGGTGGCACGATTTCACCGGTGGCCAGTGTTTCTCCCACCGTACTCTCAATACGTTGTGCTCCTTCCCGGGCTAACTGAGCGAGCCTGGTCGATGCTCCGACCTCCTCCACCCGGGCCCGGATCGTCGCTTCAGCCTCGACGCCTTGCCAACTCAAATCCTCAGGGAGATCAATCCGCTCTCCGGCAGTACTCAATTTCGTTCCCGCCGGCGAAGCCTGCTCAACAACCATTTCCGCCGTTGGAAGATCAAGAGGTGGCTTGGGTATTTCCACCTGTTCCGCTTGCTGTTCCACTTTAGTCGAGATCTCCGTCTCGACTTGCGGGATTTCCAAAATATTTTCCGCACGGACTTCTTCTATTGGAGTCAGCTCAGCGATATCTACGGCTTCTTCCGCAACCGGCGACACCGGGGCCACCAAAGAGGGAATTTCCATCAACTGTATGACCACTATCTCTTCTTCCGGGGGAGGAACATATCGTGTAGCCAACCAATACAGAGAAACCAAGACAATAATCAGAATATTTAAAGCCAAGGAAAAAGAAACAGCAAAGGTCCAGACTCTCTTCTCATTGATAAACGACTTTTTATTCATTCTTATTTAGCTATTCGCTTGTCGTCGGCTGGGTGGCGACGGCAAGCTTCTCCGCACCGGCTTTCTTCAATATATCCATGACGCTGATGACTTTTCCATGGAGAACGTTTCGGTCGGCTTCAACAACGACAGTGGCCAAAGGATCATTCCTCAGGCTCACGACAACAAGCGAAGGAAGCTCGACAGCATCGATCAGAGCGCCATCGACATAGATCATGTTATTTTCGGTGATCGAAACGGTAATGGTTTGCGCTTCTTCAATCCGCGAAAAATCAGCCGAAGGGAGATTCACTTGAGCACCGGTTTGAACGCTGACAAAGGTTGTCGTGACCAGGAAAAAAATTACGAGCTGTAATACGACGTCCACGAGGGGCGTCATATTGATTTCAGCCTTTCGTTTCCGAACTGTTCGCCGAAACCGGAACATGTTCTTCTGTTTCCTCCCTTTCATTGTTCATGAACCTTGTCCGTGCTCCAGCGGTTTCCGCCAGACCGGAAGCTTCTTCAATCGCTTCCATGAGTTCGGTGCTGGTTTTTTCAATGTCGTTGACAATCGACTCAGATATGCTAGAAAGATAATAGTGGGCGATAACCGAAGGGATGGCGACTGACAAGCCCGCCGCTGTGGTGATCAAGGCTTCGGAAATACCTCCCGCCATTTCCATCGGTCTCCCCACTCCCACGGCGGCAATGACATCAAAGGCCCTGATCATGCCGGTAACGGTTCCCAGAAGGCCAAGCAGGGGCGCAACGCTGGCTATGGTGACCAGAACACCTAAGCGCTTCTCATAAAAAGGAAATTCCTGGAGAGCGACAATTTCCATGGCATCACGGGCTTCTCGGGGTGTTCCGTTGATGTAGCGCTTCAAGCCAGCCAAAATGACCCGGGAAGCGGGGCTGGGATTCTTTTGGCTAATATCGTGGACGGTCTGTAAGTCTCCTTGGTAGATCGCACGCCGCACTGCACGGAGATACTTCTTTGTTTTCTCTTTGGAAAAACGGAGCACATACCAGCGCTCCAGGAAAACCGCCAGAAAAACAACAGAGCAGCCAACAATGGGATACATGATGTATCCCCCTCTGGCTAAGACAGCAAAAATCTGCATCTACAACGACCCTCCTGACTTCAATTCGGATAAACAGCCATAGTGTACTCGCCTCTTACTGAGCTGTCAAGAGACTGAGCCTGTCCCAGGAACGCGTGACCCAAACGTCTTCTCGCCCACTATCAACAACCCGCTGATAAAAAACAATCGCATCTTCAGTACGGTCGAGATATTCCAAACAGGCTCCCAAAAGATACCCCGCTTGGGTGAAATGGCTA carries:
- the mtnA gene encoding S-methyl-5-thioribose-1-phosphate isomerase, which translates into the protein MLKPIYWKGDSLEYLDQTRLPLETIYRRTSDYRVIAGAIRSLAIRGAPLIGVSAAYGLCLGAMALLSSNERAFEGGLNEVDEVLRMTRPTAVNLFWALDRMRAVWSNRCHPPRDSHEIVARLVAEAQSIEEEDCRVNEAIARNGASLLYDGDTVLTHCNAGVLACSAWGTALGAITWAVLKEKKNIRVYADETRPLLQGARLTAFELFENGISATVICDNMAGYYMLEGVIDKAIVGADRIAANGDVANKIGTYTVAVLCRYHNIPFYVAAPLSTFDFTVESGAMIPIEQRDPREIVYWNGRRISPPGISVGNPAFDVTPGELITGIVTEKGIMTPPFSDAIQGLKFLRSELNGR
- a CDS encoding purine-nucleoside phosphorylase gives rise to the protein MENMLQKIAECSNFIRERIDSIPEIGIILGTGLGSLVDDVRAERVFPYEDLPHFPSSTVESHHGNFVFGELNGWPVAVMQGRFHHYEGYTMKEVTFPIRVMKALGIETLLISNAAGGMNRNMKRGDLMVISDHINLMHDNPLIGPNEPELGPRFPDMINAYDPHLREMAFQIGLELGIYLHQGVYAGLSGPNFETPAEYRFLIAVGADAVGMSTVPEVLVARHASLKVFAVSCITDIAIDGAIEAVSHDIVIQAAREAEPKMTALFRTMVGRLAH
- the xerD gene encoding site-specific tyrosine recombinase XerD translates to MSRQAETWEARSQSYLDYLFWERRLSENTLLAYGRDIVVFIDFLKDRNILNPDDLTLPVLDEYLHKEYRKGLNPASLARRISSLRTFFLYLINQGLLEENIARLLDLPRIRRNLPEVLSTEEVERILASCDRKRPNGIRDLAILELLYSSGLRVSEVIAIEHSHIDMENGMLRLWGKGFKERIVPFGEEAKKALSDYRIESRPILAGRKTVKAFFLNSSGRPLTRQGIWGLVKKYARLSGIEKTVTPHVFRHTFATHLLENGADLRIVQEFLGHSDISTTQIYTHVSRTILRETYHRVFPRK
- a CDS encoding DUF3048 domain-containing protein, which translates into the protein MNKKSFINEKRVWTFAVSFSLALNILIIVLVSLYWLATRYVPPPEEEIVVIQLMEIPSLVAPVSPVAEEAVDIAELTPIEEVRAENILEIPQVETEISTKVEQQAEQVEIPKPPLDLPTAEMVVEQASPAGTKLSTAGERIDLPEDLSWQGVEAEATIRARVEEVGASTRLAQLAREGAQRIESTVGETLATGEIVPPPPQAEKRSPFTKRPIAIVMENAPQARPQSGLSQADIVYEIATEGGITRFLAIFASEVPERVGPVRSARPYFVMKAAENDAIFAHVGGSVEAYTMIREMRVNAIDEFKFFQAFWRTRDRQPPYNLYTSIATLRNQAQSLGYNRPIRSVAFPLRTPEEDLGTPQARRLEIGFTGDYQVRFVYDPIQNIYRRYINGLPHIDAANGRQITCSTIIVQITEQVVKDAEGRLEIRFVGRGDGWAFLDGKAVRLTWEKRDLRDKTQFFLPDGRELKINPGKLWIQVVNTNTPVNFH
- a CDS encoding biopolymer transporter ExbD translates to MTPLVDVVLQLVIFFLVTTTFVSVQTGAQVNLPSADFSRIEEAQTITVSITENNMIYVDGALIDAVELPSLVVVSLRNDPLATVVVEADRNVLHGKVISVMDILKKAGAEKLAVATQPTTSE
- a CDS encoding MotA/TolQ/ExbB proton channel family protein, yielding MQIFAVLARGGYIMYPIVGCSVVFLAVFLERWYVLRFSKEKTKKYLRAVRRAIYQGDLQTVHDISQKNPSPASRVILAGLKRYINGTPREARDAMEIVALQEFPFYEKRLGVLVTIASVAPLLGLLGTVTGMIRAFDVIAAVGVGRPMEMAGGISEALITTAAGLSVAIPSVIAHYYLSSISESIVNDIEKTSTELMEAIEEASGLAETAGARTRFMNNEREETEEHVPVSANSSETKG